A portion of the Pseudomonas koreensis genome contains these proteins:
- a CDS encoding AEC family transporter — MLAIFLETLNITAPVFAMLFLGVLLKRIDWINDNFIHTASSLVFNVTMPALLFLGILHADLHAALQPSLLIYFSLATLVSFAVAWGWAIFKCPREDRGIYTQGAFRGNNGVIGLALAASMYGDYGISLGAILAALVILFYNTLSTIVLAVYSPVIKSDPWSICKSVFSNPLIISVISAAPFAYFKIGLPGWLETSGQYLAQTTLPLALICIGGTLSLAALRKSGKMALSSSLVKMVGLPVLATLGAWLWGFRGAELGILFLYFGSPTAAASFVMARAAQGNHELAAAIIVMTTLMAAITTNVGIFVLQWGGWI, encoded by the coding sequence ATGCTGGCAATCTTTCTTGAAACCCTGAACATCACCGCGCCGGTGTTTGCCATGCTGTTTCTCGGTGTGCTGCTCAAACGCATCGACTGGATCAACGACAACTTCATTCACACCGCCTCGTCGCTGGTGTTCAACGTGACCATGCCGGCGCTGCTGTTTCTCGGCATCCTCCACGCTGACCTGCACGCCGCTCTGCAACCGTCGCTACTTATCTATTTTTCTCTCGCCACGTTGGTGAGTTTCGCCGTGGCCTGGGGCTGGGCGATTTTCAAGTGTCCGCGTGAAGATCGCGGTATCTACACCCAGGGCGCGTTTCGCGGTAACAACGGCGTGATCGGTCTGGCGCTCGCCGCGAGCATGTACGGCGATTACGGTATCTCCCTCGGGGCGATTCTCGCGGCGCTGGTGATCCTGTTCTACAACACGCTGTCGACCATCGTGCTGGCGGTGTACAGCCCGGTGATCAAGTCCGATCCGTGGAGCATCTGCAAAAGCGTGTTCAGCAACCCGCTGATCATCAGCGTGATTTCCGCGGCGCCGTTCGCCTATTTCAAGATCGGACTGCCGGGCTGGCTGGAAACCTCTGGCCAGTATCTGGCGCAGACCACATTGCCGCTGGCGCTGATTTGTATCGGTGGCACGCTGTCGCTGGCGGCGTTGCGCAAGAGCGGCAAGATGGCGCTCAGCTCCAGCCTGGTGAAGATGGTCGGTTTGCCGGTGCTGGCGACACTGGGGGCATGGCTGTGGGGCTTTCGCGGGGCGGAACTGGGGATTCTGTTTCTCTACTTCGGCAGCCCGACGGCAGCGGCGAGTTTCGTCATGGCCCGGGCAGCGCAGGGCAATCATGAGCTGGCAGCGGCGATTATCGTGATGACCACGTTGATGGCGGCGATCACCACCAATGTCGGGATCTTTGTGTTGCAGTGGGGTGGGTGGATCTGA
- a CDS encoding calcium/sodium antiporter: MVRAAVRLAERLHVRPLIIGLTIVALGSSAPQMTVSLQAALTDNPDIAVGSVVGSGIFNILVTLGLSALIIPLRVSRQLVRLDIPLMIGASLLVFILSWNKDLGRFDGVLLLGALALYLGLLFRQSRHSTRPHSTRPEDTQQSWLISVLMIVAGLAMLVFAGRLLLGAAVVVATDLGLSERVIGLTVVAVGTSLPELATSLIAALRGQRDIAVGNVIGANLFNLLGVLGLTALLAPTPLSVSPNALDFDLPVMLGVAALCLPVFYSGYRVTRAEGLLLLGLYLVYGLHVVSFTTGMPLAGKLERLMLFYVLPALLTFLLFTSIRAWRRQHHKRDVP; encoded by the coding sequence ATGGTGCGCGCTGCCGTGCGTCTGGCCGAGCGCCTGCATGTGCGCCCGCTGATCATCGGCCTGACCATCGTCGCCCTCGGCAGCAGCGCGCCGCAAATGACTGTCAGCCTGCAAGCGGCGCTGACCGACAACCCGGACATTGCCGTCGGCAGCGTGGTCGGCAGTGGCATCTTCAACATTCTGGTGACCCTTGGCCTGTCGGCGCTGATCATCCCGCTGCGCGTATCGCGACAACTGGTGCGACTCGATATCCCGCTGATGATCGGCGCCAGCCTGCTGGTGTTCATCCTTTCCTGGAATAAAGACCTCGGCCGCTTCGATGGCGTCTTGCTGCTCGGGGCTCTGGCGCTGTACCTCGGTTTGCTGTTCCGCCAGTCGCGGCATTCGACCCGACCACACAGCACGAGACCGGAGGACACGCAGCAATCCTGGCTGATCAGTGTGCTGATGATTGTCGCTGGCCTGGCCATGCTGGTGTTCGCCGGCCGCTTGCTGCTCGGCGCCGCCGTGGTCGTGGCCACCGATCTTGGCCTGTCGGAACGGGTCATCGGCCTGACAGTCGTCGCGGTCGGCACCTCGCTGCCGGAACTGGCGACCTCGCTGATCGCCGCCCTGCGCGGGCAGCGCGACATTGCCGTGGGCAACGTGATCGGCGCCAATCTGTTCAACCTGCTCGGCGTGCTCGGGCTGACCGCGCTGCTCGCACCGACGCCACTGTCCGTTTCCCCCAATGCGCTGGATTTCGACCTGCCGGTGATGCTCGGCGTCGCTGCGCTGTGTCTGCCGGTGTTCTATTCCGGCTACCGCGTGACCCGGGCTGAAGGCTTGCTGCTGCTGGGTTTGTATCTGGTCTACGGGCTGCACGTGGTGTCGTTCACCACCGGCATGCCATTGGCCGGCAAACTCGAGCGCTTGATGCTGTTTTATGTCCTGCCGGCGCTGCTGACGTTTCTGCTGTTCACGTCGATCCGCGCCTGGCGTCGCCAACACCACAAGAGAGATGTGCCATGA
- the gatB gene encoding Asp-tRNA(Asn)/Glu-tRNA(Gln) amidotransferase subunit GatB: MQWEVVIGLEIHTQLTTRSKIFSGSSTTFGSEPNTQASLIDLGMPGVLPVLNQEAVRMAVMFGLAIDAEIGQHNVFARKNYFYPDLPKGYQISQMELPIVGKGHLDIALEDGTVKRVGITRAHLEEDAGKSLHEEFNGATGIDLNRAGTPLLEIVSEPDMRSAKEAVAYVKAIHALVRYLGICDGNMAEGSLRCDCNVSVRPKGQVEFGTRCEIKNVNSFRFIEKAINSEIQRQIELIEDGGKVIQQTRLYDPNKDETRPMRSKEEANDYRYFPDPDLLPVVIEESFLGEVRATLPELPPQKRERFQSQFGLSAYDANVLATSREQADYFEKVAAIGGDAKLAANWVMVELGSLLNKQGLDIEDSPVSAEQLGGMLQRIKDNTISGKIAKVVFEAMANGEGSADEIIEKRGLKQVTDTGAISAVLDEMLAANAEQVEQYRAADEAKRGKMFGFFVGQAMKASKGKANPQQVNELLKSKLEG; the protein is encoded by the coding sequence ATGCAATGGGAAGTCGTGATCGGGCTGGAGATTCACACTCAGCTCACCACCCGGTCGAAAATCTTTTCCGGTAGTTCCACCACCTTCGGTTCCGAGCCGAACACCCAGGCCAGCCTGATCGACCTGGGCATGCCCGGCGTGCTGCCGGTGCTCAACCAGGAAGCGGTGCGCATGGCGGTGATGTTCGGTCTGGCGATTGACGCCGAGATCGGCCAGCACAACGTGTTCGCCCGTAAGAACTACTTCTATCCGGACCTGCCGAAGGGCTACCAGATCAGCCAGATGGAATTGCCGATCGTCGGCAAGGGCCACCTGGACATCGCCCTGGAAGACGGCACGGTCAAACGCGTCGGCATCACCCGTGCGCATCTGGAAGAAGACGCCGGCAAGAGCCTGCACGAAGAGTTCAACGGCGCCACCGGCATCGACCTCAACCGTGCCGGCACGCCGCTGCTGGAAATCGTCTCCGAGCCGGACATGCGCAGCGCCAAGGAAGCCGTGGCTTACGTCAAGGCGATCCACGCGCTGGTGCGTTACCTGGGCATCTGCGACGGCAACATGGCCGAAGGCTCGCTGCGTTGCGACTGCAACGTCTCGGTGCGCCCGAAAGGCCAGGTCGAATTCGGCACCCGCTGCGAGATCAAGAACGTCAACTCGTTCCGCTTCATCGAGAAGGCGATCAACTCCGAAATCCAGCGCCAGATCGAACTGATCGAAGACGGCGGCAAAGTGATTCAGCAGACTCGCCTGTACGATCCGAACAAGGACGAGACCCGTCCGATGCGTTCGAAAGAGGAAGCCAACGACTACCGTTACTTCCCCGATCCGGACTTGCTGCCGGTGGTCATCGAAGAGTCGTTCCTCGGTGAAGTGCGTGCGACCCTGCCGGAACTGCCACCGCAAAAACGCGAGCGCTTCCAGAGCCAGTTCGGTCTGTCGGCTTACGACGCCAACGTGCTGGCCACCAGCCGTGAGCAGGCGGACTACTTCGAAAAAGTCGCGGCCATCGGTGGCGACGCGAAACTGGCGGCGAACTGGGTGATGGTCGAGTTGGGCAGCCTGCTCAACAAGCAGGGCCTGGACATCGAGGATTCGCCAGTCTCCGCCGAGCAACTGGGCGGCATGCTCCAGCGCATCAAGGACAACACCATCTCCGGCAAGATCGCCAAGGTGGTGTTCGAAGCGATGGCCAATGGCGAAGGCAGTGCTGACGAGATCATCGAAAAGCGCGGCCTCAAGCAGGTCACCGACACTGGCGCAATCTCCGCCGTGCTCGACGAAATGCTCGCAGCCAACGCCGAACAGGTCGAACAGTACCGCGCGGCAGACGAAGCCAAACGCGGCAAGATGTTCGGCTTCTTCGTCGGCCAGGCCATGAAAGCCTCCAAAGGCAAGGCCAACCCGCAGCAGGTGAACGAACTGCTGAAAAGCAAGCTCGAAGGCTGA
- a CDS encoding septal ring lytic transglycosylase RlpA family protein, with protein MKRLFLSSALLSLLAGCASTDTIDPHGYDQTGVASYYGARHHGKRTASGEAFNQHSLTAAHRQLPFGTRVKVTNLKNDESVVVRINDRGPHTRGRLIDLSREAADEIGMLRSGTARVRVQALD; from the coding sequence ATGAAGCGTCTGTTTTTGAGCAGCGCCCTGCTCTCCCTGCTGGCCGGTTGCGCCAGTACTGACACCATCGACCCGCACGGTTACGACCAGACCGGCGTCGCCTCCTATTACGGAGCCAGACACCACGGCAAACGCACCGCCAGCGGCGAAGCGTTCAACCAGCATTCCCTGACCGCCGCCCACCGCCAGTTGCCGTTCGGCACGCGGGTGAAGGTCACCAACCTGAAAAACGATGAATCGGTCGTGGTCCGTATCAATGACCGTGGGCCGCACACCCGTGGCCGGCTGATTGATCTGTCGCGCGAGGCTGCCGACGAAATCGGCATGCTGCGCAGCGGCACCGCACGGGTCCGCGTACAGGCCCTCGACTGA
- a CDS encoding carboxymuconolactone decarboxylase family protein, translating to MSESKQSGVEIRRQVMGDAFVDRALGNASEFTQPLQDFVNEHAWGGVWNRDGLSLKTRSLITLAALTALKCPQELKGHVRGALNNGCTVEEIREALLHCAVYAGVPAAIDAFRAAQEVIDTYQKPQ from the coding sequence ATGAGCGAGTCGAAGCAGTCCGGGGTTGAAATCCGTCGCCAGGTCATGGGCGATGCCTTCGTTGATCGCGCGCTGGGCAATGCCAGCGAATTTACCCAGCCGTTGCAGGATTTCGTCAATGAACATGCGTGGGGCGGGGTGTGGAATCGCGATGGTCTGTCGCTGAAAACCCGCAGCCTGATCACCCTCGCAGCGCTGACTGCATTGAAGTGCCCGCAGGAGTTGAAGGGCCACGTGCGCGGCGCGCTGAACAATGGCTGCACAGTGGAGGAGATTCGCGAGGCGCTGCTGCATTGCGCGGTGTATGCCGGCGTGCCGGCGGCGATCGATGCGTTTCGCGCGGCGCAGGAAGTGATTGATACCTACCAGAAGCCGCAGTGA
- the gatA gene encoding Asp-tRNA(Asn)/Glu-tRNA(Gln) amidotransferase subunit GatA has protein sequence MHQMTLAEIARGLADKKFSSEELTKVLLARITQLDPQLNSFISLTEDLAIEQAKAADARRANGESGALLGAPIAHKDLFCTLGIRTSCGSKMLDNFKAPYDATVVAKLAAAGAVTLGKTNMDEFAMGSANESSWYGAVKNPWNLEHVPGGSSGGSAAAVAARLLPAATATDTGGSIRQPAAFTNLTGLKPTYGRVSRWGMIAYASSLDQGGPLARTAEDCAILLQGMAGFDPNDSTSIDEPVPDYSASLGDSLQGLRIGVPKEYFSAGLDPRIAELIQNSIQQLQKLGAVIKEISLPNMQHAIPAYYVIAPAEASSNLSRFDGVRFGHRCENPENLIDLYKRSRGEGFGAEVQRRIMVGAYALSAGYYDAYYLKAQKIRRLVKNDFMAAFNEVDIILGPTTPNPAWKLGAKNSDPVAAYLEDVYTITANLAGLPGLSMPAGFVDGLPVGVQLLAPYFQEGRLLNVAHQYQLNTDWHTRTPTGF, from the coding sequence ATGCATCAAATGACTCTGGCCGAGATCGCCCGCGGTCTCGCCGATAAAAAGTTTTCCTCCGAAGAGCTGACCAAAGTCCTGCTGGCGCGTATTACCCAGCTCGACCCGCAGCTCAACAGTTTCATCAGCCTCACCGAGGATCTGGCCATCGAGCAGGCGAAAGCCGCCGATGCACGCCGGGCCAATGGTGAGAGCGGCGCCCTGCTCGGCGCGCCGATCGCCCACAAGGACCTGTTCTGCACCCTGGGCATCCGCACCAGCTGCGGCTCGAAGATGCTCGACAACTTCAAGGCGCCCTACGACGCCACCGTGGTCGCGAAACTGGCCGCTGCCGGCGCCGTGACCCTGGGCAAGACCAACATGGACGAGTTCGCCATGGGTTCGGCCAACGAGTCGAGCTGGTACGGCGCGGTGAAAAACCCGTGGAACCTGGAACACGTACCGGGCGGTTCGTCCGGTGGTTCGGCGGCGGCGGTTGCTGCTCGTCTGTTGCCGGCGGCCACCGCAACCGACACCGGCGGCTCGATCCGTCAGCCGGCGGCGTTCACCAACCTCACCGGTCTGAAGCCGACCTACGGTCGCGTTTCGCGCTGGGGCATGATCGCCTACGCGTCCAGCCTCGATCAGGGCGGTCCGTTGGCGCGCACGGCCGAAGACTGCGCGATCCTGCTGCAAGGCATGGCCGGCTTCGATCCGAACGACTCCACCAGCATCGATGAGCCGGTGCCGGATTACTCCGCCAGCCTCGGTGATTCGCTGCAAGGCCTGCGCATCGGCGTGCCGAAGGAATACTTCAGCGCCGGTCTCGACCCGCGCATCGCCGAGCTGATCCAGAACAGCATCCAGCAGTTGCAGAAGCTCGGTGCGGTGATCAAGGAAATCAGCCTGCCGAACATGCAGCACGCGATTCCCGCGTACTACGTGATCGCCCCGGCAGAAGCCTCCTCCAACCTGTCGCGTTTCGACGGCGTGCGTTTCGGCCACCGCTGCGAAAACCCGGAAAACCTCATCGACCTGTACAAGCGCTCCCGTGGCGAAGGCTTCGGCGCGGAAGTACAGCGCCGGATCATGGTCGGTGCTTATGCGCTGTCCGCCGGTTACTACGACGCCTACTACCTGAAAGCGCAGAAGATCCGTCGTCTGGTGAAAAACGATTTCATGGCTGCCTTCAATGAAGTCGACATCATCCTCGGCCCGACCACACCGAACCCGGCGTGGAAACTCGGCGCGAAGAACAGCGACCCGGTCGCTGCCTATCTGGAAGACGTCTACACCATCACCGCCAACCTCGCCGGCCTGCCGGGCCTGTCGATGCCGGCCGGTTTTGTCGACGGTCTGCCGGTGGGCGTGCAGTTGCTCGCGCCGTATTTCCAGGAAGGCCGCCTGTTGAACGTTGCCCACCAGTATCAGCTCAACACTGACTGGCACACCCGCACCCCAACCGGCTTCTGA
- a CDS encoding MFS transporter — protein sequence MQSSKPTHVRYLILLMLFLVTTINYADRATIAIAGSSLQKDLGIDAVTLGYIFSAFGWAYVAGQIPGGWLLDRFGSKKVYALSIFTWSLFTVLQGFVGEFGMSTAVVALFMLRFLVGLAEAPSFPGNARIVAAWFPTAERGTASAIFNSAQYFATVLFAPLMGWIVYSFGWEHVFIVMGILGIVFSLVWLKVIYSPREHPRVNEAEFKHIADNGGMVDMDQKGKKSDGPKWDYIRQLLTNRMMLGVYLGQYCINGITYFFLTWFPVYLVQERGMTILKAGFIASLPAICGFIGGVLGGVISDYLLRKGHSLTFARKAPIIAGLLVSSSIVACNYVEVEWMVVGFMALAFFGKGVGALGWAVVSDTSPKQIAGLSGGLFNTFGNIASITTPIVIGYIISSTGSFKWALVFVGANALVAVFSYLVIVGPIKRVVLKEPPAKGGNEATGNLSQAHS from the coding sequence ATGCAATCCTCCAAGCCGACTCACGTCCGCTATTTGATCCTGCTCATGCTGTTTCTGGTGACCACGATCAACTACGCCGACCGTGCCACGATCGCCATTGCCGGCTCCAGCCTGCAAAAGGATCTGGGCATTGACGCCGTTACCCTCGGCTACATCTTCTCCGCATTCGGTTGGGCCTACGTCGCCGGGCAAATTCCCGGTGGCTGGCTGCTCGATCGCTTCGGCTCGAAAAAAGTCTATGCCCTGAGCATTTTCACCTGGTCGCTGTTCACCGTGCTGCAAGGCTTTGTCGGTGAATTCGGCATGTCCACGGCAGTGGTCGCGCTGTTCATGCTGCGCTTCCTCGTGGGCCTGGCCGAAGCGCCATCGTTCCCTGGCAACGCGCGCATCGTCGCCGCGTGGTTCCCGACCGCTGAACGCGGCACCGCTTCGGCGATCTTCAACTCGGCGCAGTACTTTGCCACCGTGTTGTTCGCGCCGCTGATGGGCTGGATCGTCTACAGCTTCGGCTGGGAGCACGTGTTCATCGTCATGGGTATCCTCGGCATCGTGTTCTCGCTGGTGTGGCTGAAAGTCATCTACAGCCCGCGCGAGCACCCACGCGTCAACGAGGCCGAGTTCAAGCACATCGCTGACAACGGCGGCATGGTCGACATGGATCAGAAGGGCAAGAAGTCCGACGGTCCGAAGTGGGATTACATCCGTCAGTTGCTGACCAATCGCATGATGCTCGGTGTGTATCTGGGCCAGTACTGCATCAACGGCATCACCTATTTCTTCCTGACCTGGTTCCCGGTGTATCTGGTGCAAGAGCGTGGCATGACCATTCTCAAGGCCGGTTTCATCGCCTCGTTGCCGGCCATCTGCGGCTTTATCGGCGGCGTGCTTGGCGGGGTGATTTCCGACTACCTGCTGCGCAAGGGCCACTCGCTGACCTTCGCCCGCAAGGCGCCGATCATCGCCGGTCTGCTGGTTTCGAGCAGCATCGTTGCGTGCAACTATGTCGAAGTGGAATGGATGGTCGTGGGCTTCATGGCGCTGGCATTCTTCGGCAAAGGTGTTGGCGCACTGGGCTGGGCGGTGGTCTCCGACACTTCACCTAAACAGATCGCCGGTCTGAGCGGTGGCCTGTTCAACACCTTCGGCAACATCGCTTCGATCACCACACCAATCGTGATTGGCTACATCATCAGCTCCACCGGTTCGTTCAAATGGGCGCTGGTGTTTGTCGGTGCCAACGCCCTGGTCGCGGTGTTCAGCTACCTGGTGATCGTCGGCCCGATCAAGCGTGTGGTCTTGAAAGAGCCGCCAGCCAAGGGCGGTAATGAAGCCACCGGCAATTTGTCTCAAGCGCATTCCTGA
- the garD gene encoding galactarate dehydratase, with the protein MQLIEHSDSPRYIRLHERDNVVVVVNDQGVPAGTEFADGLVTVDFVPQSHKVTLEDIPEGGPVIRYGQIIGYALQPIRRGSWVKEDQLRMPTAPPLDSLPLSTDVPAAQAPLEGFTFEGYRNADGTVGTRNILGITTTVQCVTGVLDHAVKRIKEELLPKYPHVDDVVALTHSYGCGVAITATDAYIPIRTVRNLARNPNLGGEALVISLGCEKLQAGQVMHEDDASVDLSDPWLYRLQDSSHGFTEMIEQIMQLAEVRLKKLDQRRRETVPASELILGMQCGGSDAFSGITANPALGYASDLLLRAGATVMFSEVTEVRDAIYLLTSRAQTQTVAEELVREMDWYDRYLAKGEADRSANTTPGNKKGGLSNIVEKSLGSIVKSGSSAINGVLGPGERFKRKGLIFCATPASDFVCGTLQLAAGMNLHVFTTGRGTPYGLAMAPVVKVSTRTELAQRWPDLIDIDAGRIATGRATIEELGWELFHYYLDVASGKQQTWAEKHKLHNDITLFNPAPIT; encoded by the coding sequence ATGCAGTTGATTGAACATTCCGACTCGCCGCGCTACATCCGCCTGCACGAGCGGGACAACGTGGTAGTGGTGGTCAACGATCAGGGCGTACCGGCCGGTACCGAGTTTGCCGATGGCCTGGTCACCGTGGATTTCGTGCCGCAGAGCCACAAGGTCACCCTGGAGGACATTCCCGAAGGCGGCCCGGTGATTCGTTACGGGCAGATCATTGGCTATGCGTTGCAGCCGATTCGTCGTGGCAGTTGGGTCAAGGAAGATCAACTGCGCATGCCGACCGCGCCGCCGCTGGACAGCCTGCCGCTGTCCACCGATGTGCCGGCCGCGCAGGCACCGCTGGAAGGCTTCACCTTCGAGGGTTATCGCAACGCTGACGGTACCGTCGGCACACGCAATATTCTCGGTATCACTACGACCGTGCAGTGCGTCACCGGCGTGCTCGATCACGCGGTAAAACGCATCAAGGAAGAGCTGCTGCCGAAGTACCCGCACGTCGATGACGTGGTGGCGCTGACTCACAGTTATGGCTGCGGCGTGGCGATCACCGCCACCGACGCCTATATCCCGATTCGTACCGTGCGCAATCTGGCGCGCAACCCGAACCTGGGCGGCGAGGCGCTGGTGATCAGTCTGGGCTGCGAAAAATTGCAGGCCGGGCAGGTGATGCACGAGGACGATGCGTCTGTGGATCTCAGCGATCCGTGGTTGTACCGCTTGCAGGACTCCAGTCACGGTTTCACCGAAATGATCGAGCAGATCATGCAACTGGCTGAAGTCCGCTTGAAGAAGCTCGACCAGCGCCGCCGCGAAACCGTGCCGGCCTCCGAGCTGATTCTCGGCATGCAGTGCGGCGGCAGTGATGCCTTCTCCGGCATCACCGCCAACCCGGCACTGGGTTATGCCTCGGACCTGCTGTTGCGTGCGGGGGCGACGGTGATGTTTTCCGAAGTCACCGAAGTGCGCGATGCGATCTACCTGCTGACTTCACGGGCGCAGACGCAGACCGTCGCCGAAGAGCTGGTGCGCGAGATGGACTGGTACGACCGTTACCTGGCCAAGGGCGAGGCTGATCGCAGTGCCAACACCACGCCAGGCAACAAGAAGGGCGGGTTGTCGAACATTGTCGAGAAGTCGCTGGGCTCGATCGTCAAGTCCGGCAGCAGCGCGATCAATGGCGTGCTCGGCCCGGGCGAGCGTTTCAAGCGCAAGGGCCTGATTTTCTGTGCGACGCCGGCGAGTGATTTTGTCTGCGGTACGCTGCAACTGGCGGCGGGGATGAACCTGCACGTGTTCACTACGGGGCGCGGCACGCCTTACGGGCTGGCCATGGCGCCGGTGGTCAAGGTGTCGACACGGACTGAATTGGCGCAGCGCTGGCCGGACCTGATCGACATCGATGCCGGCCGCATTGCTACCGGGCGAGCGACCATCGAAGAACTCGGCTGGGAGTTGTTTCACTACTACCTGGATGTGGCCAGTGGCAAGCAACAGACCTGGGCGGAGAAGCACAAGCTGCACAACGACATCACCTTGTTCAACCCGGCGCCGATTACCTGA